The following coding sequences are from one Augochlora pura isolate Apur16 chromosome 6, APUR_v2.2.1, whole genome shotgun sequence window:
- the Nsd gene encoding nuclear receptor binding SET domain protein isoform X1 yields the protein MSSINRVNSKVDVITESRFGDCGSNLDVTKSNFEDDKKDFNTESITISSGRSRYGRTIKPKSPKNEVADSPKSSKMSKARKYQNSSDSSNESMDEINVANDMDDTSDSSISLSTMDEAAPKVIGTPIQCNWVLGQLAWARVGNFPFWPCVITLDPILMTYHRLKATAKSQILTIHVRYFGDKGRHSWVSSNSMIPFTNFADFKKLSESITAEVKKRDAKYAAAFVVKPGIKSKWESAIEEAMEVQPMSNENRADIFKPKENNTKSRSPKSSTSDEKDKVNKRKYSHDSSDLDAKRVKQETGYELEKGQYKIDGMLSKTQKFTENGKSNSRLNSDTPPMSPLSQRDSNDDVSGAQKVEFKSEEDVDGVFEVYYERNRDMLEDEYPDASEQDIKRYLKKTWNSMNSSFRKKYRSYVTSDASNAQVKDNLSDQEDLSIDMELNTKDTRKSRIKVEKEEMIVSEIKKSRPYNIFKGMKQEKVCQICEKTGKLTRCKGPCYSYFHLSCVKPGESSPEHSIDESTMDDKILDDIKEIRRSNIDEDENGGKNDEQEDELFKCIDCLSGVAPACFICNEREGDRIRCTVIACGKHYHSSCLKSWPQSHWQGGRLTCPYHVCHTCSSDNPQDSHSRTPNEKLARCVRCPSSYHTSTSCLPAGSIILTGSQIVCPKHYQAPHPPVNAAWCFLCTRGGSLICCDTCPTSFHLECLGIDAPDGAFICEDCETGRLPLYGEVVWVKLGNYRWWPSRICYPHEIPENIEAIPHSPGKFCVMFLGSNNYYWVHRGRAFLYQDGDANIKPPIGKKNNRDDTYRKALEEANDIHQRLKIERAAAKDNGPRGLKPPHYVKLKVNKPVGNVKPTEVESIVACDCDAEWENPCAPGTDCLNRILLVECSPGICPAGPKCNNQAFARRQYPAMEPFHTAARGWGLRSLEHIKTGQFVIEYVGEVIDEAEYKRRLHRKKELKNENFYFLTIDNNRMIDAEPKGNLSRFMNHSCSPNCETQKWTVNGDTRIGLFALCDIEHGEELTFNYNLACDGETRKPCLCGAPNCSGFIGLKVQKSQATTPSMPQKKFEKVDKMKRQKRTRKHLACWGCGQEIEKLEEFVVCDQKTCGKKYHQTCVDIDDVDSRFSCPWHHCAECGRRTSAHCSFCSAAFCQVHLEGNLYDCDEKSGFVCKLHENMEMQKSSVDDEKDYSDNDTETDREYSSTGSSSPLVTLEKAAPREPSPRVSIVEVHPSSEESEESQKEDDEEIVQPIDFIPCDYGSKSMKRKTLHRLSLSLRKEGNQVEELNNLTSSQLEAIIGGSLFE from the exons ATGAGCTCTATCAACAGAGTGAACAGTAAGGTGGACGTAATTACTGAATCAAGATTTGGCGATTGCGGCAGTAATTTGGACGTGACGAAAAGCAATTTCGAAGATGATAAAAAGGACTTTAATACCGAATCTATTACGATTTCGTCAGGTAGAAGTCGTTATGGTAGAACAATAAAGCCTAAATCACCCAAAAATGAGGTTGCTGATTCTCCAAAG AGTTCCAAGATGTCGAAAGCTCGAAAATATCAGAATTCCTCTGATAGCAGTAATGAAAGCATGGATGAAATTAATGTAGCCAATGATATGGATGACACAAGTGATTCGTCCATCAGTCTAAGTACCATGGATGAGGCTGCTCCAAAAGTAATTGGTACACCGATACAGTGCAATTGGGTATTAGGTCAATTAGCATGGGCTCGCGTTGGTAATTTTCCTTTTTGGCCTTGTGTGATAACATTAGACCCAATTTTAATGACTTATCATAGACTGAAAG CTACTGCCAAATCCCAGATATTGACGATACACGTTCGATATTTTGGTGATAAAGGACGCCACAGTTGGGTTTCTTCAAATTCCATGATACCATTTACTAATTTTgctgattttaaaaaattgtcggaaTCAATAACTGCAGAAGTTAAAAAGAGGGATGCAAAGTATGCTGCTGCATTTGTTGTAAAACCTGGAATTAAATCTAAATGGGAAAGCGCAATAGAAGAAGCTATGGAGGTTCAACCGATGAGCAATGAAAACAGGGctgatatttttaaaccaaAAGAGAACAATACAAAAAGTAGGTCGCCTAAGTCAAGCACATCAGATGAGAAAGATAAAGTTaacaagagaaaatattcTCATGACTCCAGTGACCTTGATGCTAAACGTGTTAAGCAGGAAACT GGATATGAACTAGAAAAAGGACAATACAAAATAGATGGAATGTTATCTAAAACACAGAAGTTCACAGAGAATGGTAAAAGTAATTCGAGACTTAATTCTGATACACCCCCAATGTCTCCTTTGAGCCAACGAGATTCCAACGACGATGTTTCCGGTGCACAGAAAGTGGAATTTAAGTCCGAAGAGGATGTGGATGGTGTATTCGAAGTTTATTATGAAAGGAATAGAGATATGTTGGAAGATGAATATCCAGATGCATCGGAACAggatataaaaagatatttgaaGAAAACTTGGAACTCAATGAACTCTTCTTTCCGTAAAAAATATCGGTCGTATGTAACGTCGGACGCTTCTAATGCACAAGTCAAAGATAATTTGTCCGATCAAGAAGATTTGTCGATAGACATGGAATTGAATACAAAGGACACTAGAAAGTCTAGAATTAAAGTTGAAAAAGAGGAGATGAttgtttcagaaattaaaaagagtaGGCCGTACAATATCTTTAAAGGaatgaaacaagaaaaagtTTGTCAAATATGTGAAAAAACTGGAAAGTTGACCAGATGTAAAGGACCTTGTTATTCATATTTCCATTTATCTTGTGTAAAACCTGGCGAATCCAGTCCAGAGCATTCCATCGATGAAAGTACAATGGACGATAAAATCCTCGACGATATCAAAGAAATTAGACGAAGCAATATAGACGAGGATGAAAATGGCg gTAAAAATGATGAACAGGaagatgaattatttaaatgcataGATTGTTTGTCAGGAGTAGCGCCTGCTTGTTTTATATGTAATGAAAGGGAAGGCGACAGAATAAGGTGCACTGTTATAGCCTGTGGTAAACATTATCACTCGTCTTGTCTAAAATCATGGCCACag tCTCATTGGCAAGGAGGTCGATTAACTTGTCCGTATCATGTGTGCCACACGTGCAGTTCGGATAATCCTCAGGATAGTCATTCAAGAACTCCAAATGAGAAGTTAGCACGATGCGTGCGGTGCCCTTCATCTTATCATACATCTACCTCTTGCTTGCCTGCtggttcaataattttaaccgGCAGCCAAATAGTGTGTCCAAAACATTATCAAGCACCTCACCCACCAGTAAATGCAGCATGGTGCTTTTTATGTACAAGGGGTGGAAGTCTTATCTGTTGCGATACATGTCCAACTTCGTTTCATCTTGAGTGTCTag GAATAGATGCACCAGATGGTGCATTTATCTGCGAAGATTGTGAGACAGGCAGACTGCCTTTGTATGGAGAAGTTGTTTGGGTTAAACTCGGTAATTATCGCTGGTGGCCATCCCGCATTTGTTATCCACATGAAATTCCTGAAAATATAGAAGCTATACCCCACAGCCCTGGTAAATTTTGTGTGATGTTCTTAggatcaaataattattattgggTACATAG AGGCCGGGCTTTTCTTTACCAAGATGGCGATGCAAATATAAAACCACCGATTgggaaaaaaaataacagagaCGATACTTACCGAAAAGCATTGGAAGAAGCTAATGATATACACCAgcgtttaaaaatcgaaagagcTGCTGCTAAGGATAATGGCCCACGAGGATTAAAACCTCCACATTACGTTAAATTAAAG gtaAATAAACCAGTTGGTAATGTCAAACCGACAGAAGTCGAAAGTATTGTCGCTTGCGACTGTGATGCGGAGTGGGAAAATCCCTGTGCACCTGGGACGGATTgtttaaatcgaatattactGGTTGAATGTAGTCCTGGTATATGTCCGGCTGGTCCAAAATGTAACAATCAGGCATTCGCGAGAAGACAATATCCCGCTATGGAACCATTTCACACTGCGGCCCGGGGATGGGGTCTTAGAAGTTTAGAACACATTAAAACGGGACAGTTTGTTATTGAGTACGTAGGTGAAGTTATAGACGAAGCTGAGTACAAACGAAGGCTGCAtagaaaaaaggaattaaagaacgagaatttttattttttaaccatagataataatagaatGATAGATGCCGAGCCGAAAGGGAATTTAAGTCGATTTATGA ATCACTCATGTTCGCCAAATTGCGAGACTCAGAAGTGGACGGTAAATGGAGATACCCGTATAGGTCTATTTGCGTTATGCGATATAGAACACGGTGAagaattaacttttaattataatttagcgTGCGATGGAGAAACTCGAAAGCCCTGCTTGTGCGGTGCACCAAATTGTAGCGGATTTATAGGCTTGAAAGTACAAAAATCGCAGGCAACAACACCGTCTATGCCACAAAAGAAGTTTGAGAAGGTGGATAAAATGAAACGTCAGAAGAG AACGAGAAAACATTTGGCATGTTGGGGCTGTGGgcaagaaattgaaaaattagaagagTTCGTGGTCTGTGACCAGAAAACATGTGGTAAGAAATATCACCAAACTTGTGTAGACATCGACGATGTGGATTCAAGATTTAGTTGTCCTTGGCATCATTGCGCAGAATGTGGACGTAGAACATCCGCGCATTGCTCTTTCTGCAGCGCTGCTTTTTGTCAAG TGCATTTAGAGGGAAATTTATATGATTGTGACGAGAAGAGTGGTTTCGTTTGCAAGCTACACGAAAACATGGAAATGCAGAAATCATCGGTTGACGACGAGAAAGATTATTCAGATAATGACACTGAAACGGATAGAGAATATTCTTCTACAGGTTCCAGTAGTCCACTTGTGACATTGGAGAAAGCTGCGCCGCGGGAACCATCACCAAGAGTTTCCATAGTAGAG GTTCATCCCAGCAGCGAAGAAAGCGAAGAATCTCAAAAGGAGGACGACGAAGAGATCGTGCAACCTATCGACTTTATACCGTGTGATTACGGTTCGAAAAgtatgaaaagaaaaacattgcATCGATTGTCTCTGAGTCTGAGAAAAGAAGGAAATCAGGTAGAGGAGTTGAATAATCTTACCTCTAGTCAACTGGAAGCCATAATTGGTGGtagtttattcgaatga
- the Nsd gene encoding nuclear receptor binding SET domain protein isoform X2 — MSSINRVNSKVDVITESRFGDCGSNLDVTKSNFEDDKKDFNTESITISSGRSRYGRTIKPKSPKNEVADSPKSSKMSKARKYQNSSDSSNESMDEINVANDMDDTSDSSISLSTMDEAAPKVIGTPIQCNWVLGQLAWARVGNFPFWPCVITLDPILMTYHRLKATAKSQILTIHVRYFGDKGRHSWVSSNSMIPFTNFADFKKLSESITAEVKKRDAKYAAAFVVKPGIKSKWESAIEEAMEVQPMSNENRADIFKPKENNTKSRSPKSSTSDEKDKVNKRKYSHDSSDLDAKRVKQETGYELEKGQYKIDGMLSKTQKFTENGKSNSRLNSDTPPMSPLSQRDSNDDVSGAQKVEFKSEEDVDGVFEVYYERNRDMLEDEYPDASEQDIKRYLKKTWNSMNSSFRKKYRSYVTSDASNAQVKDNLSDQEDLSIDMELNTKDTRKSRIKVEKEEMIVSEIKKSRPYNIFKGMKQEKVCQICEKTGKLTRCKGPCYSYFHLSCVKPGESSPEHSIDESTMDDKILDDIKEIRRSNIDEDENGGKNDEQEDELFKCIDCLSGVAPACFICNEREGDRIRCTVIACGKHYHSSCLKSWPQSHWQGGRLTCPYHVCHTCSSDNPQDSHSRTPNEKLARCVRCPSSYHTSTSCLPAGSIILTGSQIVCPKHYQAPHPPVNAAWCFLCTRGGSLICCDTCPTSFHLECLGIDAPDGAFICEDCETGRLPLYGEVVWVKLGNYRWWPSRICYPHEIPENIEAIPHSPGKFCVMFLGSNNYYWVHRGRAFLYQDGDANIKPPIGKKNNRDDTYRKALEEANDIHQRLKIERAAAKDNGPRGLKPPHYVKLKVNKPVGNVKPTEVESIVACDCDAEWENPCAPGTDCLNRILLVECSPGICPAGPKCNNQAFARRQYPAMEPFHTAARGWGLRSLEHIKTGQFVIEYVGEVIDEAEYKRRLHRKKELKNENFYFLTIDNNRMIDAEPKGNLSRFMNHSCSPNCETQKWTVNGDTRIGLFALCDIEHGEELTFNYNLACDGETRKPCLCGAPNCSGFIGLKVQKSQATTPSMPQKKFEKVDKMKRQKRTRKHLACWGCGQEIEKLEEFVVCDQKTCGKKYHQTCVDIDDVDSRFSCPWHHCAECGRRTSAHCSFCSAAFCQVHLEGNLYDCDEKSGFVCKLHENMEMQKSSVDDEKDYSDNDTETDREYSSTGSSSPLVTLEKAAPREPSPRVSIVEHPLPDIGSSEK; from the exons ATGAGCTCTATCAACAGAGTGAACAGTAAGGTGGACGTAATTACTGAATCAAGATTTGGCGATTGCGGCAGTAATTTGGACGTGACGAAAAGCAATTTCGAAGATGATAAAAAGGACTTTAATACCGAATCTATTACGATTTCGTCAGGTAGAAGTCGTTATGGTAGAACAATAAAGCCTAAATCACCCAAAAATGAGGTTGCTGATTCTCCAAAG AGTTCCAAGATGTCGAAAGCTCGAAAATATCAGAATTCCTCTGATAGCAGTAATGAAAGCATGGATGAAATTAATGTAGCCAATGATATGGATGACACAAGTGATTCGTCCATCAGTCTAAGTACCATGGATGAGGCTGCTCCAAAAGTAATTGGTACACCGATACAGTGCAATTGGGTATTAGGTCAATTAGCATGGGCTCGCGTTGGTAATTTTCCTTTTTGGCCTTGTGTGATAACATTAGACCCAATTTTAATGACTTATCATAGACTGAAAG CTACTGCCAAATCCCAGATATTGACGATACACGTTCGATATTTTGGTGATAAAGGACGCCACAGTTGGGTTTCTTCAAATTCCATGATACCATTTACTAATTTTgctgattttaaaaaattgtcggaaTCAATAACTGCAGAAGTTAAAAAGAGGGATGCAAAGTATGCTGCTGCATTTGTTGTAAAACCTGGAATTAAATCTAAATGGGAAAGCGCAATAGAAGAAGCTATGGAGGTTCAACCGATGAGCAATGAAAACAGGGctgatatttttaaaccaaAAGAGAACAATACAAAAAGTAGGTCGCCTAAGTCAAGCACATCAGATGAGAAAGATAAAGTTaacaagagaaaatattcTCATGACTCCAGTGACCTTGATGCTAAACGTGTTAAGCAGGAAACT GGATATGAACTAGAAAAAGGACAATACAAAATAGATGGAATGTTATCTAAAACACAGAAGTTCACAGAGAATGGTAAAAGTAATTCGAGACTTAATTCTGATACACCCCCAATGTCTCCTTTGAGCCAACGAGATTCCAACGACGATGTTTCCGGTGCACAGAAAGTGGAATTTAAGTCCGAAGAGGATGTGGATGGTGTATTCGAAGTTTATTATGAAAGGAATAGAGATATGTTGGAAGATGAATATCCAGATGCATCGGAACAggatataaaaagatatttgaaGAAAACTTGGAACTCAATGAACTCTTCTTTCCGTAAAAAATATCGGTCGTATGTAACGTCGGACGCTTCTAATGCACAAGTCAAAGATAATTTGTCCGATCAAGAAGATTTGTCGATAGACATGGAATTGAATACAAAGGACACTAGAAAGTCTAGAATTAAAGTTGAAAAAGAGGAGATGAttgtttcagaaattaaaaagagtaGGCCGTACAATATCTTTAAAGGaatgaaacaagaaaaagtTTGTCAAATATGTGAAAAAACTGGAAAGTTGACCAGATGTAAAGGACCTTGTTATTCATATTTCCATTTATCTTGTGTAAAACCTGGCGAATCCAGTCCAGAGCATTCCATCGATGAAAGTACAATGGACGATAAAATCCTCGACGATATCAAAGAAATTAGACGAAGCAATATAGACGAGGATGAAAATGGCg gTAAAAATGATGAACAGGaagatgaattatttaaatgcataGATTGTTTGTCAGGAGTAGCGCCTGCTTGTTTTATATGTAATGAAAGGGAAGGCGACAGAATAAGGTGCACTGTTATAGCCTGTGGTAAACATTATCACTCGTCTTGTCTAAAATCATGGCCACag tCTCATTGGCAAGGAGGTCGATTAACTTGTCCGTATCATGTGTGCCACACGTGCAGTTCGGATAATCCTCAGGATAGTCATTCAAGAACTCCAAATGAGAAGTTAGCACGATGCGTGCGGTGCCCTTCATCTTATCATACATCTACCTCTTGCTTGCCTGCtggttcaataattttaaccgGCAGCCAAATAGTGTGTCCAAAACATTATCAAGCACCTCACCCACCAGTAAATGCAGCATGGTGCTTTTTATGTACAAGGGGTGGAAGTCTTATCTGTTGCGATACATGTCCAACTTCGTTTCATCTTGAGTGTCTag GAATAGATGCACCAGATGGTGCATTTATCTGCGAAGATTGTGAGACAGGCAGACTGCCTTTGTATGGAGAAGTTGTTTGGGTTAAACTCGGTAATTATCGCTGGTGGCCATCCCGCATTTGTTATCCACATGAAATTCCTGAAAATATAGAAGCTATACCCCACAGCCCTGGTAAATTTTGTGTGATGTTCTTAggatcaaataattattattgggTACATAG AGGCCGGGCTTTTCTTTACCAAGATGGCGATGCAAATATAAAACCACCGATTgggaaaaaaaataacagagaCGATACTTACCGAAAAGCATTGGAAGAAGCTAATGATATACACCAgcgtttaaaaatcgaaagagcTGCTGCTAAGGATAATGGCCCACGAGGATTAAAACCTCCACATTACGTTAAATTAAAG gtaAATAAACCAGTTGGTAATGTCAAACCGACAGAAGTCGAAAGTATTGTCGCTTGCGACTGTGATGCGGAGTGGGAAAATCCCTGTGCACCTGGGACGGATTgtttaaatcgaatattactGGTTGAATGTAGTCCTGGTATATGTCCGGCTGGTCCAAAATGTAACAATCAGGCATTCGCGAGAAGACAATATCCCGCTATGGAACCATTTCACACTGCGGCCCGGGGATGGGGTCTTAGAAGTTTAGAACACATTAAAACGGGACAGTTTGTTATTGAGTACGTAGGTGAAGTTATAGACGAAGCTGAGTACAAACGAAGGCTGCAtagaaaaaaggaattaaagaacgagaatttttattttttaaccatagataataatagaatGATAGATGCCGAGCCGAAAGGGAATTTAAGTCGATTTATGA ATCACTCATGTTCGCCAAATTGCGAGACTCAGAAGTGGACGGTAAATGGAGATACCCGTATAGGTCTATTTGCGTTATGCGATATAGAACACGGTGAagaattaacttttaattataatttagcgTGCGATGGAGAAACTCGAAAGCCCTGCTTGTGCGGTGCACCAAATTGTAGCGGATTTATAGGCTTGAAAGTACAAAAATCGCAGGCAACAACACCGTCTATGCCACAAAAGAAGTTTGAGAAGGTGGATAAAATGAAACGTCAGAAGAG AACGAGAAAACATTTGGCATGTTGGGGCTGTGGgcaagaaattgaaaaattagaagagTTCGTGGTCTGTGACCAGAAAACATGTGGTAAGAAATATCACCAAACTTGTGTAGACATCGACGATGTGGATTCAAGATTTAGTTGTCCTTGGCATCATTGCGCAGAATGTGGACGTAGAACATCCGCGCATTGCTCTTTCTGCAGCGCTGCTTTTTGTCAAG TGCATTTAGAGGGAAATTTATATGATTGTGACGAGAAGAGTGGTTTCGTTTGCAAGCTACACGAAAACATGGAAATGCAGAAATCATCGGTTGACGACGAGAAAGATTATTCAGATAATGACACTGAAACGGATAGAGAATATTCTTCTACAGGTTCCAGTAGTCCACTTGTGACATTGGAGAAAGCTGCGCCGCGGGAACCATCACCAAGAGTTTCCATAGTAGAG CATCCTCTCCCTGACATTGGCAGTAGTGAGAAGTAG